The proteins below come from a single Eriocheir sinensis breed Jianghai 21 chromosome 11, ASM2467909v1, whole genome shotgun sequence genomic window:
- the LOC126997181 gene encoding UDP-glycosyltransferase UGT5-like isoform X2 — MKALTLGVVAAAVMWGASGSLPAPERSYDILMLLPVASYSHMNMFMPLAEALADRGHKIVMLTNLPRMSNNPNIREMIHGLPYVKINKTVFEMGKDGVGGFTPFKIKLPPLAKELYNVPAVKKLYEKRKDFDLIVIDHLFNELVYPFVHEVPFITVATPGMDPRQSAVLGNVLNPAYVPNIVAALPLPMSMWQRLKNTVMHVVVSFYWRNWAVVPLVQMEISAQFPDLPPLLEIEKNQSLSLLNTHFSISTTVPLLPSQVEVGAMHCRPAKPLPEDLESWITDAGAEGVIYFSLGSIVQAETMPQEYLQAFLEAFRRLPQRVLWKYEGKLEGASGNVRVSSWFPQQDILAHDNVKVFISHGGLNSVQESIFHATPLLVLPVFTDQPTQAVFVESSGLGHMLEWEELTADRIVNALTDIINEPKYKEAVSVMSASLRDQLTTPQERAVFWTEYVIRHRGAPQLRCPATQLSWVEFLLLDVVGLLLMALLLLLLLLRRFSWAVFALVFTDRVKKKKE; from the exons ATGAAGGCCTTGACGCTGGGCGTGGTGGCAGCGGCCGTGATGTGGGGAGCGTCAGGGAGTCTGCCGGCCCCGGAGAGGTCATACGATATCCTTATGCTCCTTCCGGTCGCCTCATACAGTCATATGAATATGTTCATGCCCTTGGCCGAGGCCCTGGCAGACCGAGGCCATAAG ATCGTGATGCTCACGAACCTTCCACGAATGTCCAACAACCCAAACATCCGTGAAATGATCCATGGGCTGCCCTATGTAAAGATTAACAAGACAGTATTCGAAATGGGTAAAGATGGAGTTGGAGGTTTTACTCCCTTCAAAATAAAACTGCCCCCCTTAGCGAAGGAACTGTATAATGTGCCAGCTGTTAAGAAGctatatgaaaaaaggaaagactttGACCTCATCGTTATCGACCACTTATTTAACGAG CTCGTGTACCCCTTCGTGCACGAGGTTCCGTTCATCACCGTCGCCACTCCCGGGATGGATCCCCGCCAGAGTGCCGTCCTGGGCAACGTACTCAACCCGGCCTACGTCCCGAACATCGTGGCTGCCTTGCCCTTGCCCATGTCCATGTGGCAGCGGCTAAAAAACACTGTCATGCATGTAGTCGTATCTTTTTACTGGAGGAACTGGGCCGTTGTTCCGTTGGTGCAAATGGAG ATCTCAGCCCAGTTCCCGGATCTGCCGCCGCTGCTGGAGATCGAAAAGAACCAAAGTCTGTCACTGCTGAACACTCACTTCAGCATTTCCACCACGGTGCCCCTGCTGCCCTCACAGGTGGAGGTGGGCGCCATGCACTGCCGCCCGGCAAAACCCTTGCCGGAG gacctAGAGTCATGGATTACAGACGCGGGCGCAGAGGGCGTCATCTACTTCAGTCTGGGCTCCATCGTTCAAGCTGAAACCATGCCGCAGGAGTACCTCCAAGCTTTCCTTGAAGCCTTCCGCAGACTGCCGCAGCGCGTCCTCTGGAAGTACGAAGGAAAGTTGGAGGGTGCGTCTGGTAACGTTAGGGTCAGCAGTTGGTTTCCCCAGCAGGACATCCTCG CTCATGACAACGTGAAAGTGTTCATCTCTCACGGCGGCCTGAACAGCGTGCAGGAGTCCATCTTCCACGCCACacccctccttgtcctccccgTCTTCACTGACCAACCAACGCAAGCCGTGTTTGTGGAAAGCTCGGGTCTGGGTCACATGCTGGAGTGGGAGGAACTTACTGCCGATAGGATTGTCAACGCCCTCACTGATATTATAAACGAACCTAA GTACAAAGAGGCCGTGTCGGTGATGTCGGCGTCCTTAAGGGATCAGCTGACTACGCCGCAGGAGCGCGCCGTCTTCTGGACGGAGTACGTGATCCGCCACCGAGGGGCGCCGCAGCTGAGGTGCCCTGCCACCCAGCTGTCCTGGGTGGAGTTCCTGCTGCTGGACGTGGTGGGCCTCCTGCTGATGGCCctactgctcctgctgctgctcctgcgtCGCTTCTCTTGGGCAGTGTTTGCCTTAGTCTTTACTGACCGtgtcaagaaaaagaaggagtga
- the LOC126997181 gene encoding UDP-glycosyltransferase UGT5-like isoform X1 translates to MLTNLPRMSNNPNIREMIHGLPYVKINKTVFEMGKDGVGGFTPFKIKLPPLAKELYNVPAVKKLYEKRKDFDLIVIDHLFNELVYPFVHEVPFITVATPGMDPRQSAVLGNVLNPAYVPNIVAALPLPMSMWQRLKNTVMHVVVSFYWRNWAVVPLVQMEISAQFPDLPPLLEIEKNQSLSLLNTHFSISTTVPLLPSQVEVGAMHCRPAKPLPEDLESWITDAGAEGVIYFSLGSIVQAETMPQEYLQAFLEAFRRLPQRVLWKYEGKLEGASGNVRVSSWFPQQDILAHDNVKVFISHGGLNSVQESIFHATPLLVLPVFTDQPTQAVFVESSGLGHMLEWEELTADRIVNALTDIINEPKYKEAVSVMSASLRDQLTTPQERAVFWTEYVIRHRGAPQLRCPATQLSWVEFLLLDVVGLLLMALLLLLLLLRRFSWAVFALVFTDRVKKKKE, encoded by the exons ATGCTCACGAACCTTCCACGAATGTCCAACAACCCAAACATCCGTGAAATGATCCATGGGCTGCCCTATGTAAAGATTAACAAGACAGTATTCGAAATGGGTAAAGATGGAGTTGGAGGTTTTACTCCCTTCAAAATAAAACTGCCCCCCTTAGCGAAGGAACTGTATAATGTGCCAGCTGTTAAGAAGctatatgaaaaaaggaaagactttGACCTCATCGTTATCGACCACTTATTTAACGAG CTCGTGTACCCCTTCGTGCACGAGGTTCCGTTCATCACCGTCGCCACTCCCGGGATGGATCCCCGCCAGAGTGCCGTCCTGGGCAACGTACTCAACCCGGCCTACGTCCCGAACATCGTGGCTGCCTTGCCCTTGCCCATGTCCATGTGGCAGCGGCTAAAAAACACTGTCATGCATGTAGTCGTATCTTTTTACTGGAGGAACTGGGCCGTTGTTCCGTTGGTGCAAATGGAG ATCTCAGCCCAGTTCCCGGATCTGCCGCCGCTGCTGGAGATCGAAAAGAACCAAAGTCTGTCACTGCTGAACACTCACTTCAGCATTTCCACCACGGTGCCCCTGCTGCCCTCACAGGTGGAGGTGGGCGCCATGCACTGCCGCCCGGCAAAACCCTTGCCGGAG gacctAGAGTCATGGATTACAGACGCGGGCGCAGAGGGCGTCATCTACTTCAGTCTGGGCTCCATCGTTCAAGCTGAAACCATGCCGCAGGAGTACCTCCAAGCTTTCCTTGAAGCCTTCCGCAGACTGCCGCAGCGCGTCCTCTGGAAGTACGAAGGAAAGTTGGAGGGTGCGTCTGGTAACGTTAGGGTCAGCAGTTGGTTTCCCCAGCAGGACATCCTCG CTCATGACAACGTGAAAGTGTTCATCTCTCACGGCGGCCTGAACAGCGTGCAGGAGTCCATCTTCCACGCCACacccctccttgtcctccccgTCTTCACTGACCAACCAACGCAAGCCGTGTTTGTGGAAAGCTCGGGTCTGGGTCACATGCTGGAGTGGGAGGAACTTACTGCCGATAGGATTGTCAACGCCCTCACTGATATTATAAACGAACCTAA GTACAAAGAGGCCGTGTCGGTGATGTCGGCGTCCTTAAGGGATCAGCTGACTACGCCGCAGGAGCGCGCCGTCTTCTGGACGGAGTACGTGATCCGCCACCGAGGGGCGCCGCAGCTGAGGTGCCCTGCCACCCAGCTGTCCTGGGTGGAGTTCCTGCTGCTGGACGTGGTGGGCCTCCTGCTGATGGCCctactgctcctgctgctgctcctgcgtCGCTTCTCTTGGGCAGTGTTTGCCTTAGTCTTTACTGACCGtgtcaagaaaaagaaggagtga